The segment TTTTCTGTCTGCCCACCAATGAAAAGCAAGCTGATATCCTTCCAGACCAAGAGAGTGCTGCTGGGCTTAGAAAGCAAAGCAGTAATGCCAAGGTACCACTGACCTTCTGATACTTGTTTGGAAAACACATGTGACAAAATAAAGAGCAGATCAGAGAAAGCAAGTCACATTCACATTTTTGAAAGGAAAGCAATTCCCTCTGTTAACCTCGGCTGCTTGGcgccctttcccctcccctcctctgccaCCACCATTGTCCGAGATGCTGGAACCACTCCAGTGCCTTAGGCACTCAAGGATGTCCTCTGTGCCTCCTGCTTTCTGGTAAGAGGTACTAGAAGAGCCGCAATCATTCATAGGTCAAGTGATCGTCCTCCTTTCCCAGATGGAGGTGAAGCGGCTCACCTAGGGGAACTTCAAGCTAACTATCTCAGCAACCCAAGTCCCTCCCTCCTACCGGAAAAGTGGCACCCGtccctccagcctccctccccgTGACCAAGTGTTCTTGTTTTCTGTCGTGTAGAAGAAGCACGAGGAAGACGGGGGAACCACAGACACGGCCACCATCCTGTCCAACCAGCACGAGAAAGACAGCGGCATGGGCCGGACGGACGAGAGCACACGCAATGACGAGAGCTCGGAGCAGGAGAACAACGGCGACGATGCCCCCGCGGCCTCCCCGCCGCTGGCTGGGCAGAGGAAGCTCACTTGCAGCCAGGACACCCTGGGCAGCGGCGACCTGCCCTTCAGCAACGAGTCCTTCATTTCGGCCGACTGCGCCGACGCCGACTACCTGGGCATCCCTGTGGACGAGTGCGAGCGCTTCCGCGAGCTGCTGGAGCTCAAGTGCCAGGTGAAGAGCGCCGGCCCCTATGGCCTCTACTACCCTGGCAGCACCCTGGACGCCAGCAAGAGCGACCCCGAGAGCGTGGACAAGGAGCTAGAGCTGCTCAACGAGGAGCTGCGCAGCATCGAGCTGGAGTGTCTCAGCATCGTGCGCGCGCACAAGATGCAGCAGCTCAAGGAGCAGTTCCGCGAGCCCTGGATGCTTCACAACAGCGGCTTCCGCAACTACAACACCAGCGTGGACGTGCGCAGGCGCGAGCTCGCCGACATCACCGAGCTGCCCGAGAAGTCCGACAAAGACAGCTCGAGTGCCTACAACACCGGCGAGAGCTGCCGCAGCACCCCACTCACCTTGGAGATGTCCCCCGACAACTCCCTGCGGAGGGCGGCCGAGGGAGAAGGTGCCGCGGAAGCTTACGGGCCGTCCCCCAAGAACCTGCTCTCCATCACGGAAGATTCCGAGGGGGGCTCCCCGAACTACAGCCCTTCCCCTAAAGAGCTGGATCCCAGCCCGGCTCCGGAGAACAAGGAGAGGAAGCCCTGCGAAGAAGGTGGCAGCAGCGGGAGCCCCACCCCCAGCGCGAAGCTGGGAGGCTCGTACCTGCCGCCCTTCCCGCACTCGCCCTACAAGCACGCCCACATCCCCGCGCACGCACAGCACTACCAGAGCTACATGCAGCTGATCCAGCAGAAGTCGGCCGTCGAGTACGCGCAGAGCCAGATGAGCCTGGTGAGCATGTGCAAGGACCTGAACTCAGCCAACCAGTC is part of the Bubalus kerabau isolate K-KA32 ecotype Philippines breed swamp buffalo chromosome 20, PCC_UOA_SB_1v2, whole genome shotgun sequence genome and harbors:
- the PDZRN3 gene encoding E3 ubiquitin-protein ligase PDZRN3 isoform X2, encoding MFTPPSESQMVDMGTQTDITFEHIMALSKMSSPTPPVLDPYLLPEEHPSAHEYYDPNDYIAGIHQEMDREELELEEVDLYRMNSQDKLGLTVCYRTDDEDDIGIYISEIDPNSIAAKDGRIREGDRIIQINGIEVQNREEAVALLTSEENKNFSLLIARPELQLDEGWLDDDRNDFLDDLHMDMLEEQHHQAMQFTASVLQQKKHEEDGGTTDTATILSNQHEKDSGMGRTDESTRNDESSEQENNGDDAPAASPPLAGQRKLTCSQDTLGSGDLPFSNESFISADCADADYLGIPVDECERFRELLELKCQVKSAGPYGLYYPGSTLDASKSDPESVDKELELLNEELRSIELECLSIVRAHKMQQLKEQFREPWMLHNSGFRNYNTSVDVRRRELADITELPEKSDKDSSSAYNTGESCRSTPLTLEMSPDNSLRRAAEGEGAAEAYGPSPKNLLSITEDSEGGSPNYSPSPKELDPSPAPENKERKPCEEGGSSGSPTPSAKLGGSYLPPFPHSPYKHAHIPAHAQHYQSYMQLIQQKSAVEYAQSQMSLVSMCKDLNSANQSEPRMEWKVKIRSDGTRYITKRPVRDRLLRERALKIREERSGMTTDDDAVSELKMGRYWSKEERKQHVVKAKEQRRRREFMMQSRLDCLKEQQGADDRKEMNILELSHKKMMKKRNKKIFDNWMTIQELLTHGAKSPDGTRVYNSFLSVTTV